TCTTGCTCCTGACTTTTTACCTCTAGACAACGCTTCAGATGCTTATCTTATGGATTGCATGTTTTGCAAGGCCTATAGCCCTGGTTCTTTGCAGCTTCTGCTGTGGCGAAGTTTATGACGTTATTTGACGAAATTTTCTTAGCATACGGGCAGCTTGGGCGATGATAAACTTTAGAGTTTAAGTTCCCAACAAACCTTGCACCTATTTCATTAATTTCGGTTGCCATGTCGGATTTATCGGATTTATCTGCGTTGCTAGGTGCTGGGGGGCTGGTCAGGCTTGGTGACCAGAGGCCAACCTGCCTTTCTCGCGCCTCAGATGCAAGCTTTCTGAACAGGTCTGCATATTTTACGTCTGGCGGTAGGGTGAACTGCTGCGCATATCCCTGCTTTACCAGCTCGGCGTTAACAAATGTATCGCCAACATAGACATACCTTAAGAGCCTGCCGTATTTATCTATCTCGCTAACATCCTTTTCAAGGCGCACTTGTTTTCCCAGGCATAGCTCTTTTGTCTTTTCGGTTGCTTCCAGATAGTACGGTCTTCCTCGCTCGGGTGTATTTATGCCGATAAATCTTACCTTATAATCTTTACCATTTAAACGAACAACTATAGTGTCTCCATCGACTACTCGGGTAACCATCGCCAGGTCTGATTTGCCATCCTTAGCGGCATTTTGGCAGCTCGCAATGGAATAAGGTATGATTAGCATCAAAGCCAGAGCGATTATCTTTATGGATAAAGAGTAAGCCTTCGATTTATTAAGGTGTGTATACATAACATAAGCCGTCCCTTAGATAAAACTTAGATAAAACCTCTTTATTGATTATTTATTCTATCAGTTTACCACCATATGGCCCAGGGAACATTTCTTTTATTGGAGGGATGGTGATGGTATATGAGTACAGCCGAGCAGCGAGTGATAATTATCCTGGGCGATAATTTTGATTCCGATGTGTTTCACGGTATTAAGGATTGCCTGAGCAGCGCCGGCATTAATGTTGCTGTTGCAGCCTCGAAAAATGATAAGGAGCTTATCGACAACAAGGGCAATGAGCTTATAAGGCCGGATATCGATATAGAACATATCCCAGATTTTCGCTTCAATGCCATCGTCTTAAGTGATGGCTCAGTTGATGATGATTTAAGAACCGATCAGGACTTTCTAGAATTAATAAGGCGTGAACATGATGCGGGTACGATATTGGCAGCAATCGACACAAGCGTTCGCTATTTTGTAGATGCCGGCATAGCAGAAAATCACTCGATGACAGGCTCCCCTGAAGCGCGTTATGAACTTGAAACGCATGGAGCACGGTACGAGAACGAACCCGCCTGGGTTGACGGAAACCTTGTCACAGGCCGCATACTTGAGGATTTATCTGCATTTTGTAGAGTGCTGGTCGAAGAGATAAGATTGCGATCGGCTGCATAGCCATTGCCAGTAGTCCTCGCTTTGCTGTTTATCCCAACTATCAGTAAAATAGTCAACAACAAGCAGAATAAATTTTTAGCTAAGGGATGATAGAGTATTAATGCAAGTACAGTTGTTGGCATAGATGTCGGCGGGACGTTTACTGACTTTGTTCTCTGGAAAGACGGCCAGCGCATTATCCATAAAGTTCTATCGACCCACCCGCAACCTGAGCTCGGTGTTATCAATGGTTTACGGGAGCTGGGCATCTTGGGTAGCGCTGGTGGTAACAGTGCTGTCGATATAATTCATGGCTCGACTATTGCGACAAATGCCCTGCTAGAGAGAAAAGGCGCTAAAGTTGCGTTGGTTACAACCGGGGGATTTGAAGACCTCATCGAGATAGGGCGTCAAAACCGTCCTTTTATTTACCGTTTTTGGGGAGATAAGCCAGAGCCTCTTGTTCCGGAAAGCTGCCGGTTTGGTATATCTGAGCGGATTGGCTCTTGCGGGGAGGTTATCAAGCCACTTGATACCTCATCGCTTGGTTTACTTCCAAAAGAGCTTAGAAGCAGGGGTATCGAAGCCGTTGCCATTTGCTTACTATTTTCTTTTCTTAACCCAACTCATGAGCAGGTTATAGAAAAGCTTCTTTTTGACGAGGGATTCTTTGTCTCGGCGTCGCATAAAATCCTTCCCGAGTATCGTGAGTACGAGCGGCTCTCGACAACAGTCATTAACGCTTTCGTAACGCCGTTAGTTGCAAACTATCTGGATAAGTTGTCTTCTGGCGTAGGGGACGGACTATCAAAAAACTTGCGGATTATGCAATCAAACGGAGGGCTGACATCCGCATTGTCTGCTGCAAGGCAGGCTGTACAAACTGTTTTATCGGGTCCGGCTGGTGGGGCTGTTGCCGCTGAACAGCTAGGCAAGCAAACCGGAATTGAAAAACTCATTTCGTTTGATATGGGAGGAACGTCAACAGATGTAAGCCTAATCGATGGCAGCGTTCAATTTACGACCGAGTTTAGCCTGGACGGTTTACCCATCAAAACCCCGATGGTTGATGTACATACAGTTGGTGCGGGGGGTGGTTCTATCGGCTGGGTTGATGCTGGGGGCGCGCTTCGGGTCGGCCCGCAGAGTGCAGGCTCGAATCCGGGCCCTGCGGCTTACGGCAAAGGAGAGGAGCCGACAATCACTGATGCCAACCTTATTCTTGGCCGGTTACATCCAAAGCACTTTTTGGGTGGTAGGCAGAATCTCGATACTGCCCGTGCCGAGCGGGCTGTGTTGAAGCTTGCCAAACAGCTGGGACTCGACATAACATCTACGGCCGATGGGATTGTCCGCATTGCGATATCCAATATGCAAAAGGCGATACGAAAGATATCGGTTGAGCGTGGATACGACCCGCGGGGCTTTGCCCTAGTTGCCTTTGGGGGTGCCGGACCGATGCATGCTTGTGAGCTTGCCGAGGCCGTGCTTATTCCAAGGGTTATCATCCCGCAAATACCCGGGGTTTTCTCTGCTCTTGGCATGACCGTTTCAGATGTTGTAAAAGATTACTCAAAGTCGGTCCTCATGCGCAAAAAAGACATCACTTCATCAGCAATAGAGGAAAGATTCTCACCCCTGATTAGCCGGGCACGGCAAGAACTTGCCGCTGAGGGTTTTAGTCAGGATTCAATAGCGCTTGAGATGTTTCTGGATTTAAGATATACCGGTCAATCCTTTGAATTAACCGTGCCAATTGCTAGCTTTAGCAGTGATTATGCTGCGGCATTTCATAAAATGCATGCACAAAAATACGGGCATGCAAGTCCAGACGAGGAAATCGAAGTAGTGGCTGCAAGGCTAAGGGCCATTGGGATTCGGCAAAAACCGGTTGAGACTGCCGTGGAAAAGTCAACTGGCCCGGCGAAGCCAAGTACAAAAACGCAAGTATTCTTCAATGGCTGGCATGAAGCAGCCTGTTACATACGCGAAGACCTGCTTGCCGGTGATACAATAAACGGCCCGGCCCTTATCTTCCAGCTCGACACAACCACCGTAATTCCGCCCAACTGGAACGGGGTGGTTGATGAATTCGGTAATCTGGTGCTGCAGAAAGCTAATTATAGTGCTGCAGTCACTGGTGTTGCAGCACTGCAGAATGAGGGTCTAGAATGAGTTTATTACCGGGAAACCGGTAACTGCAGCGCCGAATAACTATTGTGTGTTGGCATGTTGAAGACGACGAACTATGAACCATGAACCATTAAAGATCGACCCCATAACCATACAGGTGTTTGGAAATCTCTTTGCCTCAATAGCCGAAGAGATGGGTGTTGTTCTTGGGCGGACCGCCTATTCGGCCAACATAAAGGAGAGGCGCGATTTTTCCTGCGCAATTTTTGACAAAGATTTAAACTTGATTGCGGAAGGCTCGCATATTCCTGTTCACCTTGGGGCTATGCCTTTGAGCCTTTTTGCGGCAGCCAGGAGCTATGACTTTGAGCCTGGCGACGTTATCATACTAAACGATCCATTTACCGGCGGAACACACCTGCCGGATGTCACCCTCATATCTCCTGTTTTCTTCGACTCGAAATTAGCTGGCTTTGCGGTAAGTAGAGCGCATCACGCTGATATAGGGAGCCGTTTTCCTGGCTCGATGGGTCTGAGTCGCACAATTAACGAGGAGGGAGTGCGTATTCCCCCGCTTAAATTGGTCGATGCCGGCAGGATGGACGAAGAGCTCATCGACTCGATTCTTAAGAAGGTAAGAAATCCTAAAGAGCGGCTTGGGGATTTAAAAGCCCAACTTGCAGCCAACGAGATCGGCAAGAGCCGCTTTATAGAACTGATCCGCGATTATGGGCTCGATGAGATAAACAAACAAATAAACAATTTGATAACCTATACACGCCTTCATACCGAAAGACTTATCGAGTCCATTCCAGATGGCTCCTATTCATTTACCGATTACTTGGACAATGATGGATTTGATAGCAAACCACTGAAGATTACTGTAACAATAACGATCAGTGGTAGCTGGGCAACAATCGACTTTTCGGATACCGACGGACAAGTTGAGAGCTGCGTAAACGCACCTTTTGCGGTAACACTTAGTGCGGTCTATTATGTATTCCGCTGCCTGCTGCCCGATGGAGTGCCGGTAAATGGCGGAACATTCCTGCCGCTTACAGTAAGGCCCCCAAAAGGCACTCTGGTAGGCGCGGCTTACCCGGCTGGAGTTGCGGCCGGAAATGTTGAGACGTCTCAGCGTATCGTTGATGTGCTGCTTGGCGCACTTGCTCAAGCAATGCCTGGCAAAATCCCTGCCGCCAGCCAGGGAACTATGAACAACCTCTCCTTTGGGTTTACCGGTGCAGACGGAGTTGAGCGCACTTATTACGAAACAATAGGTGGCGGGATGGGCGCATATCCGGGTAAAATCGGTTTAAGCGGGGTGCACACGCATATGACTAACACGCTCAACACCCCGATCGAGGCACTTGAGCTTGCTTATCCGGTAAGGGTATTAAGATACTGCTTGCGCCGTGGATCTGGGGGCGAGGGAAAGTTCAGGGGCGGCGACGGTATTATCCGTTCCCTTGAATTTCTCGAAGACAGTACGGTTTCTATTCTATCGGATAGACGGGTGCACGCGCCTTACGGTTTGGCCGGCGGCAGACCCGGCATGCCAGGGCGCAACGTTTTGATCTGCGATGGTAAAGAAATTGTTCTGCCCAGTAAGGTATCGTTTGATGTTAAGAGCGGGGATATCATAACGATTGAAACTCCAGGTGGAGGTGGTTATGGAGAGTAACCTTGCAAGTCCGGCCCGGCGAATTACAGCTTCGTTTATAGATGGACTGCTGGTGGTCGTATTACTTAGCCAGACAATCCTTCACCCAAACGTTTTCCCAGGGCTGATAAATATCCAGGCATTTATTGTTATTGCTGCTCTGGTTGCATACGAGGCCCTTTTTATCTACTTTTGCGGATGGACACTGGGAAAGCTCATTTTGGGGATAAGGATTGTAGATCTTTCTACCCATGAAAGACCGTCTCTTGCCCAATCGTTTCTTAGGCCATGGGCGAAGCTACTCTTTGGTTTATGGGTTATAAACAGAGAATTTATATATCTTATCACGCTTCTACTTTCTGCCTTTAATCTACTCAGGATGCTAACTGATGATGCTCATCTTTCGGTCCACGATAGGATTGCCGGGACTGCTGCCTTCAGATTAGTCAAACAAACCGAGGAATCAATCGGTTAGTTAAGCTACAAATACTTGCTTTATAGAGCATCTAAGCCTCACTTATGAAAAACTACTCTTCTGCATCTGGTAAAATGCTCTAATCTAGCTTTGAAGTGTGCAGGTCAGGGTATATCTAAACTAGGGGTTAGGAGCTTATTTTCGCATAAGGTACAGGAGGCTTGGATTGTTATGAAACCTGATGTCCTTCTCATCCACTCGCCGAGCATCTACGACTTCAGAGAAAAATCAATAATGTTCGGTCCGGTAAGCGATGTCGTGCCTTCAACGCCTGTATTTGAAATGTATCCGATTGGTTTTGTCACGCTATCTGATTATTTAGAGAGACACGGCTATAGGGTGGGCATTGCAAATATTGCGGTACGCATGTTAGTTGAGCCAAATTTTAAAGTTGAGGGTTTTATCAGGTCTTTGGACGCAAGATTATTTGCGCTTGACCTTCACTGGCTTCCCCACGCCCATGGAGCGATCGAGATTGCAAAGCTGGTTAAAAAGCATCATCCCAATACACCGATTATCTTTGGCGGCCTCTCATCAACCTACTTCCATGAGGAGCTTATCCGCTATCCGCAGGTGGATATGGTCATGAAGGGTGACTCAACAGAAGAGCCGATGAGGATTCTTCTTGATATCCTAAAGAAAGGCGGGGGCGGTGACCTGTCTCAGGTTCCAAACCTGACATGGAAGGACAGAGCCGGGGTGATTCATTCCCAGCCGATAACGTATGTTCCGGAGAAGTGGAACCACTGCCGTGTTAACTACGGAAGGGTGATCAAGGCGGTTTTCAGAGATCGGGATTTAAAAAATTATCTACCGTTTAAGGATTTTATGAGGTACCCAATAGTTGGTGCGTTTATGTGTAGGGGTGGTGCCAGGAATTGCTCGGTGTGTGGCGGCTCGAGATATTCTTTTCGCAAGTTCTTCAATCGGCCTAGGACTGCGCTACGGGAGCCTGAGGACTTAGCGTTTGATATTGCCGACGCGGCAAGCTACTTTGCTGGGCCGGTATTTGTAGTTGGTGATATCCAAACCGGCGGATTCGACTATGTGGACAGGTTTCTGCACGCGCTTGCCGGCTACCACCTCGAAAACATGATTGTTTTCGAGTTCTGGAAATTACCGCCGAAAGAGATTTTTAAGAAGATAAATAAATCGGTAAAGAACTGGAGTTTTGAAATTTCGTGCGAGTCTCAAGAAGAGCTTGTGCGCAGAAGATTCGGCAGGGCAATTTACTCTAACGACGAGCTCAAGCAATCTATAATTGATGGTCTGAACGCAGGCGCCCAAAGGGTAGACGTATACTTTCTAACGGGCATCCCTTTTCAAACCCGTGAATCCATCATGGATATCCCCAACTACGTAGAATACCTTTATGAAGGACAGGGTGAGAACCGCAAGAAACTTATATGCTTTGTGGCTCCGCTTGCTCCCTTCGTTGACCCGGGAAGCCTTGTTTTTGAGAATCCCGGCCGCTTTGGATACCACTTAACAAGAAAGACACTAGAAGACCATAGAAGGGCGATGGATGCCCCAAGTTGGAAATACTGGCTAAACTATGACAGCGACTATATAGATAGGGATAGCCTGGTTGAGGCAACTTATGATTGTGGGCTTAAGTTAAACGATATCAAGAGAAGACTTAATATCATAACAGGTGAAAGCGCTAAATATGTTGAACAAAACATAAAGATGGCCAAAGCTACCATGCAAAAGGTCGATTCGATATACAATGCCAATATATCTCCAGCAGAGAAAGAGAAAAAATATTACCAGCTGAAAGAGGAGATGCTCAGATACTCAATGTCGACTGTCTGCCGAAAGAGAGAACTCGAATGGAGCGTCCACGCCCTAAGAAAGTTCAGACTACGCGGTGTATTTAAGGCGCTACTTACTCCTGCCCACTAAACACACGAGATTGCTTGGTTCGGTTGCTTTTGTCTTGGTGGTCTATCTCGGCGATAGTTTCTTAATAGCGTTAAATCATCAAGGGCATAAGTTACGAGTAGATGAGCTTTAAAAGGCTCATCCCAGCCGCTGGGTCGCGTTCTCGAATGGCATTGGTTCCCTCCAGCTCCACAATGATCGCCTCGAGGACAAGAAACACTTCGGAGTTTTCCCGCAGGCACCCTACTTTGACCGCATCTTTTTTACCAAATGCACCGTGTAGGTGGATCTTTGGCTCATCGTCTTGCCAAAATATTGTACCGAAGCCCAGCATCTCGTGAGATTCAGCTAGCTCTCTCCATATAGGGATGGGTGGCAGCTCGTCTTTTTCGGGGCCGACGACTATCCTACCTTCTTTTATGCCGCCAATCAGGTAGAAAAATGCATGCCTTATATTTTCTATTTTTGCGAGATCGATAAGGTTTCCGATCAGGTCTTCGCCATCCTCAAACTTTGCGATGACAACCCTGCCTATACTGCCGATTTGATAGTCCATAAGCCCTCCTTATGAGGTTACTATGCTTATATGGTAGCAGTTTGTATGGCTGCATGCATAGTCTTTGGCGTGATTTAGGATGCCGCCGTACAGTATCGCTGCCGCCGTAGCGGCACTCTATATAAGATACAGACCTGCTTTTGGTCTTGCTGCGGCTACATCTTACAGGCTAGAACTGCTGAAAATAATACAATTATCCTGGTTGATGTCTGTATTCGCATTACCATATTTGAAAAATAAATTTTTATTTAAAGCTTGCTTATTTTCCTCAAGACTGCTATTATAAGAATTGTCTTAAATACCATACGGGGTATTAATATAGCTTAATACGGCCTTCCGCGGTGACCTTTGCCTGGTTGCCATCTTATATAAGGCCCTCGCCTTCGGGTGGGGGCCTATGTATTTGCCCGTAAAATTTGTAAACAGTCTGCGGCATGGATGGTATATAATGGTTATCATGCAGGATTCGGCTGATGAACTAAGAGTAAAAAACCCGGGAGTCGATGCTATCCGGCGCACCCATTATGCAGTTTGGATATTGCTGGCTGGCGTACTTACTAACTTTGGCTGTATCGGCTTAGGGCGCTTTGCCATCGGCATGATTATCCCCGAGATGGGCAGGGGTTTAAGCCTTACCAACACTCAGATCGGGATAATTGTCTCCGGGACTTTTTTGGGCTATTTAATGAGCACTGTGTTAAGTGGCGCCCTTGCAACCCGTTTCGGGGCGAGAAAGGTAATTGCGGTATCTATGTCCACGGTTGCTGTTGCCATGGTTGTTGCAGGCATGGCTGTGAATTTTTGGATGGCCCTGTTTGGCCAGTTGCTGGTTGGCATAGGTGCAGGTGGCGGGAATGTGCCGGCAGTGGCACTTGTCTCACGCTGGTATGCACAGGAATTTAGGGGCACAGCGTCAGGGATTGCGCTAACCGGAAGCGGGCTCGGTTTTGCCATTACCGGTATATTTATACCCTATATGCTTGGTATATATGGCGGTGCAGGGTGGCGTGCGAGCTGGTTTTATCTAAGTGCTGTTGTATTCTTAATCGGATTTTTTGGCGTACTGGTTTTTAGAAACAGCCCGGAAGAAGTAGGCTTAAGACCATTCGGTTCTTTTGATAATTCAGATAAAGACTCAAGTACCAGTATAGATAAGACGCTAAAAACAACCGGCAAGTCTAATAAGGGTCAGATGCATTGGAGAGATATCTACCTTTCCAAAGCACTCTGGGAGCTGGGTTTTATCTATCTAATGTTTGGATTTTCCTACGTGGTTTTTACCACCTTTTTTGCCAAGTACTTGATAGAAGAAATCGGTTTTACTCAAGGCTCTGCCGGGCAACTCTGGTCCGCTGTAGGGATATTAAGTATAGCAAGCGGCTTTATATGGGGCATACTATCAGATAAGATAGGCCGCAGAAACGCGCTTTTTATAGTGTATAGCCTGCAGGGTTTGTGTTTACTAATGCTTGCATTTATTAACAGCCCGGTGGCGATAGCCACCGTGTCCCTACTCTACTCCCTGACTCTCTGGAGTATTCCATCTATTATGGCCGCAACCTGTGCCGATTACGTAGGAGGTGTATTTGCTTCGGCTGCGCTTGGCATGATCACAATATTTTTTGGAGTCGGGCAGGTGATGAGCCCATGGATAAGCGGCTATATCAAAGACATGACGCACAGCTTTGCAATCCCATTTATGGCCTCAGGTGTTGCAAGTTTTATTGGAGCTCTGCTAACAGCGTTGCTACCTAAGCGTGGGGTTCATGAACCGGAATCTGCAGTCCAGGGCTTATAAATCTACCGCGATAAATCACACCCCCGGCCCCTTTGTTCCTACTGAGGCAGGCTCCCATAGGGCTACTTTCTGCTGGCTCTAACTTCTCGATCAGCATTTTGGACCTACATTGCAAAAGATTAATTCTTACTAAATACTGGTCAATGCAATCGGCCCGGGTGCGGTTAGAACTCCGGGGACTACGGGTGGAGGGGCCATAGCATCGGAAGTATTGCAGTCCCTTAC
The nucleotide sequence above comes from Bacillota bacterium. Encoded proteins:
- a CDS encoding thermonuclease family protein, whose amino-acid sequence is MYTHLNKSKAYSLSIKIIALALMLIIPYSIASCQNAAKDGKSDLAMVTRVVDGDTIVVRLNGKDYKVRFIGINTPERGRPYYLEATEKTKELCLGKQVRLEKDVSEIDKYGRLLRYVYVGDTFVNAELVKQGYAQQFTLPPDVKYADLFRKLASEARERQVGLWSPSLTSPPAPSNADKSDKSDMATEINEIGARFVGNLNSKVYHRPSCPYAKKISSNNVINFATAEAAKNQGYRPCKTCNP
- a CDS encoding DJ-1/PfpI family protein; the encoded protein is MSTAEQRVIIILGDNFDSDVFHGIKDCLSSAGINVAVAASKNDKELIDNKGNELIRPDIDIEHIPDFRFNAIVLSDGSVDDDLRTDQDFLELIRREHDAGTILAAIDTSVRYFVDAGIAENHSMTGSPEARYELETHGARYENEPAWVDGNLVTGRILEDLSAFCRVLVEEIRLRSAA
- a CDS encoding hydantoinase/oxoprolinase family protein → MNASTVVGIDVGGTFTDFVLWKDGQRIIHKVLSTHPQPELGVINGLRELGILGSAGGNSAVDIIHGSTIATNALLERKGAKVALVTTGGFEDLIEIGRQNRPFIYRFWGDKPEPLVPESCRFGISERIGSCGEVIKPLDTSSLGLLPKELRSRGIEAVAICLLFSFLNPTHEQVIEKLLFDEGFFVSASHKILPEYREYERLSTTVINAFVTPLVANYLDKLSSGVGDGLSKNLRIMQSNGGLTSALSAARQAVQTVLSGPAGGAVAAEQLGKQTGIEKLISFDMGGTSTDVSLIDGSVQFTTEFSLDGLPIKTPMVDVHTVGAGGGSIGWVDAGGALRVGPQSAGSNPGPAAYGKGEEPTITDANLILGRLHPKHFLGGRQNLDTARAERAVLKLAKQLGLDITSTADGIVRIAISNMQKAIRKISVERGYDPRGFALVAFGGAGPMHACELAEAVLIPRVIIPQIPGVFSALGMTVSDVVKDYSKSVLMRKKDITSSAIEERFSPLISRARQELAAEGFSQDSIALEMFLDLRYTGQSFELTVPIASFSSDYAAAFHKMHAQKYGHASPDEEIEVVAARLRAIGIRQKPVETAVEKSTGPAKPSTKTQVFFNGWHEAACYIREDLLAGDTINGPALIFQLDTTTVIPPNWNGVVDEFGNLVLQKANYSAAVTGVAALQNEGLE
- a CDS encoding hydantoinase B/oxoprolinase family protein, whose product is MNHEPLKIDPITIQVFGNLFASIAEEMGVVLGRTAYSANIKERRDFSCAIFDKDLNLIAEGSHIPVHLGAMPLSLFAAARSYDFEPGDVIILNDPFTGGTHLPDVTLISPVFFDSKLAGFAVSRAHHADIGSRFPGSMGLSRTINEEGVRIPPLKLVDAGRMDEELIDSILKKVRNPKERLGDLKAQLAANEIGKSRFIELIRDYGLDEINKQINNLITYTRLHTERLIESIPDGSYSFTDYLDNDGFDSKPLKITVTITISGSWATIDFSDTDGQVESCVNAPFAVTLSAVYYVFRCLLPDGVPVNGGTFLPLTVRPPKGTLVGAAYPAGVAAGNVETSQRIVDVLLGALAQAMPGKIPAASQGTMNNLSFGFTGADGVERTYYETIGGGMGAYPGKIGLSGVHTHMTNTLNTPIEALELAYPVRVLRYCLRRGSGGEGKFRGGDGIIRSLEFLEDSTVSILSDRRVHAPYGLAGGRPGMPGRNVLICDGKEIVLPSKVSFDVKSGDIITIETPGGGGYGE
- a CDS encoding RDD family protein; amino-acid sequence: MESNLASPARRITASFIDGLLVVVLLSQTILHPNVFPGLINIQAFIVIAALVAYEALFIYFCGWTLGKLILGIRIVDLSTHERPSLAQSFLRPWAKLLFGLWVINREFIYLITLLLSAFNLLRMLTDDAHLSVHDRIAGTAAFRLVKQTEESIG
- a CDS encoding TIGR04190 family B12-binding domain/radical SAM domain protein, with amino-acid sequence MKPDVLLIHSPSIYDFREKSIMFGPVSDVVPSTPVFEMYPIGFVTLSDYLERHGYRVGIANIAVRMLVEPNFKVEGFIRSLDARLFALDLHWLPHAHGAIEIAKLVKKHHPNTPIIFGGLSSTYFHEELIRYPQVDMVMKGDSTEEPMRILLDILKKGGGGDLSQVPNLTWKDRAGVIHSQPITYVPEKWNHCRVNYGRVIKAVFRDRDLKNYLPFKDFMRYPIVGAFMCRGGARNCSVCGGSRYSFRKFFNRPRTALREPEDLAFDIADAASYFAGPVFVVGDIQTGGFDYVDRFLHALAGYHLENMIVFEFWKLPPKEIFKKINKSVKNWSFEISCESQEELVRRRFGRAIYSNDELKQSIIDGLNAGAQRVDVYFLTGIPFQTRESIMDIPNYVEYLYEGQGENRKKLICFVAPLAPFVDPGSLVFENPGRFGYHLTRKTLEDHRRAMDAPSWKYWLNYDSDYIDRDSLVEATYDCGLKLNDIKRRLNIITGESAKYVEQNIKMAKATMQKVDSIYNANISPAEKEKKYYQLKEEMLRYSMSTVCRKRELEWSVHALRKFRLRGVFKALLTPAH
- a CDS encoding DUF296 domain-containing protein; amino-acid sequence: MDYQIGSIGRVVIAKFEDGEDLIGNLIDLAKIENIRHAFFYLIGGIKEGRIVVGPEKDELPPIPIWRELAESHEMLGFGTIFWQDDEPKIHLHGAFGKKDAVKVGCLRENSEVFLVLEAIIVELEGTNAIRERDPAAGMSLLKLIYS
- a CDS encoding MFS transporter, with the translated sequence MYLPVKFVNSLRHGWYIMVIMQDSADELRVKNPGVDAIRRTHYAVWILLAGVLTNFGCIGLGRFAIGMIIPEMGRGLSLTNTQIGIIVSGTFLGYLMSTVLSGALATRFGARKVIAVSMSTVAVAMVVAGMAVNFWMALFGQLLVGIGAGGGNVPAVALVSRWYAQEFRGTASGIALTGSGLGFAITGIFIPYMLGIYGGAGWRASWFYLSAVVFLIGFFGVLVFRNSPEEVGLRPFGSFDNSDKDSSTSIDKTLKTTGKSNKGQMHWRDIYLSKALWELGFIYLMFGFSYVVFTTFFAKYLIEEIGFTQGSAGQLWSAVGILSIASGFIWGILSDKIGRRNALFIVYSLQGLCLLMLAFINSPVAIATVSLLYSLTLWSIPSIMAATCADYVGGVFASAALGMITIFFGVGQVMSPWISGYIKDMTHSFAIPFMASGVASFIGALLTALLPKRGVHEPESAVQGL